In Nicotiana tabacum cultivar K326 chromosome 17, ASM71507v2, whole genome shotgun sequence, one DNA window encodes the following:
- the LOC107829978 gene encoding putative starch synthase 4, chloroplastic/amyloplastic, which produces MITEMLSSLSIAKTPPSLRMFSPANGKPFRLSVICCVGKNAESNGSTSGPFQLELGNHSSDENIPQMKSAELEEKGSDIWQLFGEAQQNILYLNKQRIMTMEELDRVKREKSSLLDQIEQLERTKLINTRKDKFSITAELLLRIDSMVLTSLIGSKEASDFRRLVMDSKVSIVDYFSDIMHKQDTELLAEMRHFSGKSRKSGYHIIHICTEMAPVVSVGSLALYVTGLSCALQRNGNLVEIILPKYASLNLNEVHGLREVEAEFFSYFNGQMHGNRIWTGVVYGIGVTFIEPLYYSSFFSREKVYGYSNDFERFTYFSRASLDYIVKAGKQPDVLHIHNWETSIVGPLFWDVFVDQGLGDTRIMLTCQSFESQCVEQPEKLALCGLDPHRLHRSDRLQDNNKSHLVNVLKAGVVYSNKVIIMSSMQTKGQIIHAMSHGLEPTLTIHKDKLVVAPPGFDSSAWDPSADKYLPQNYSADNMKGKSVCKVSLQQHLGFQDQASIILIGCIFSDISDVELENLKTLIRMASRRGVQFVFMGSGQTPGLNMALEYFEEELKDENMRFLSKYDEALAHLVLAGSDIMLCPSYDDTVLQVPLKAMRYGAVPILLNFTESKFGHFMDRDLEGTKFSRYIKDTFGNMSLNQAIEELKNNQSKWDKKIVDAMTTDFSWEAECCDIHISAYTAIKNL; this is translated from the exons ATGATCACGGAGATGCTTTCCAGTTTATCGATCGCTAAAACTCCTCCTTCTCTTCGCATGTTCTCTCCGGCTAACGGCAAACCTTTCCGACTTTCGGTTATCTGTTGCGTCGG GAAGAATGCAGAGAGTAATGGCTCAACTAGTGGACCTTTCCAGTTGGA GTTGGGAAACCACAGTAGTGATGAG AATATTCCACAAATGAAGAGTGCTGAATTAGAAGAGAAAGGTAGTGACATTTGGCAACTTTTCGGAGAAGCTCAACAGA ATATCTTGTACTTGAACAAACAACGCATCATGACCATGGAAGAGCTTGATAGagtaaaaagagagaaaagttcATTGCTTGATCAGATCGAGCAACTAGAGAGAACAAAGCTGATTAATACAAGAAAAG ATAAGTTCTCAATCACTGCTGAGTTACTTCTAAGGATAGACTCTATGGTTCTTACCAGTTTGATTGGGAGCAAGGAGGCATCAGACTTTAGAAGGCTGGTCATGGATTCAAAAGTCAGCATAGTTGATTATTTCTCTGATATAATGCATAAACAGGATACAGAGCTTCTGGCAGAGATGCGTCACTTCTCCGGGAAAAGTAGAAA GTCAGGTTACCACATAATCCACATTTGTACTGAAATGGCACCAGTGGTCTCAGTTGGATCTTTGGCACTATATGTAACCGGCTTATCTTGTGCCTTGCAAAGAAACGGAAATCTGGTTGAGATTATCTTACCCAA GTATGCTAGCCTAAACTTAAATGAAGTTCATGGATTACGAGAAGTAGAAGCGGAGTTTTTTTCATACTTTAATGGTCAAATGCACGGAAACAGAATCTGGACTGG GGTTGTCTATGGCATTGGAGTGACTTTTATAGAACCTCTCTACTATTCGTCATTTTTCAGCCGCGAGAAAGTATATGGTTACTCAAATGATTTTGAACG ATTCACCTACTTCTCTCGCGCTTCATTGGATTATATAGTTAAAGCAGGAAAGCAGCCCGATGTGCTTCATATACACAACTGGGAAACATCTATTGTTGGTCCATTGTTTTGGGACGTTTTTGTAGATCAG GGACTTGGAGATACCAGGATAATGTTGACATGTCAAAGCTTCGAGTCTCAG TGTGTAGAGCAACCTGAGAAGTTAGCCCTATGTGGACTTGATCCTCACAGATTACATCGTTCTGATCGTCTGCAAGATAACAACAAGTCCCATCTTGTCAATGTTTTGAAG GCTGGGGTTGTTTACTCCAATAAAGTTATTATAATGTCATCCATGCAAACAAAAGGGCAGATAATTCATGCTATGAGTCATGGTCTGGAACCCACCTTAACTATACACAA GGACAAGTTAGTAGTTGCTCCTCCTGGATTTGATAGTTCAGCTTGGGATCCTTCAGCGGATAAGTATCTTCCTCAAAACTATAGTGCAGATAATATGAAGGGCAAATCTGTCTGCAAAGTCTCGTTGCAGCAGCATCTGGGGTTTCAGGATCAAGCGTCCATTATTCTT ATAGGATGCATCTTCTCAGACATCTCTGATGTTGAACTAGAAAACCTCAAGACGCTTATTCGGATGGCTTCAAGGAGGGGTGTTCAG TTTGTCTTCATGGGCTCGGGTCAAACTCCTGGTTTAAATATGGCATTGGAATATTTTGAGGAGGAACTCAAG GATGAGAACATGAGATTCCTTAGCAAATATGACGAAGCTTTAGCACATTTGGTACTTGCAGGATCTGACATCATGCTATGCCCTTCTTATGATGATACAGTACTCCAAGTACCG CTCAAGGCCATGAGATATGGAGCTGTGCCTATTCTACTGAATTTTACGGAGAGCAAATTCGG GCACTTTATGGACCGTGATCTTGAGGGCACCAAATTCTCTCGTTATATCAAAGATACCTTCGGCAATATGTCCCTGAACCAAGCAATTGAAGAACTT AAGAACAACCAATCAAAATGGGACAAGAAGATTGTCGATGCCATGACAACGGATTTTTCGTGGGAGGCAGAGTGCTGTGACATTCATATCTCTGCATATACAGCAATAAAGAACTTGTAA
- the LOC107829979 gene encoding uncharacterized protein LOC107829979 isoform X1, which translates to MHGYERDEFEEYEDLDEYEEEGEEQEEDEEGEEEYEEEEPQQPPQELLEYLELRQRLKEDIRKQRKKELGSVNGRSTEIKKALPRDNYGSFFGPSQPVIAQRVIQESKSLLENPNLAAKVLKSNHANDRSSASKPAVSKSGISSHAPKVTNGLKTKVQMLKNTRDYSFLLSDDAELPAPSKGSVPHKDSALYSDARLSLPPSSKQSLSNTRRKLLNDHEVRKPIPGSSQMQSKLLTQKSVSVSKQSQLALDLRKQLSSSKGSGPDRPLGPKVVPPKVIGVPNGKRVLTPGVKSTVPALHKPTPSKLQPSIPRQSLVQKKELLQSGKSKGISNQAGPSSKSKRMMQKQAVPSSKSQIKQMPPKTATRSLEDRRPARKPMRHDEEGDGAEAISMIRRMFGYNPNRYQDDDDTSDMEANFDDILREEKRSAKIARKEDEEELRKIEEEERREQLRKQAKKRKLSHH; encoded by the exons ATGCACGGATATGAAAGAGAC GAGTTTGAGGAGTATGAAGATTTGGATGAATATGAGGAGGAAGGTGAAGAGCAAGAAGAGGACGAGGAGGGCGAAGAGGAATATGAGGAGGAAGAGCCTCAGCAGCCTCCACAAGAGTTGTTGGAGTACCTGGAGCTGAGACAACGACTGAAAGAAGATATCAGGAAACAGAGGAAGAAGGAATTAGGTTCTGTCAATGGCCGTTCAACTGAAATTAAGAAGGCTTTGCCGAGGGACAA TTATGGTTCCTTCTTTGGACCTTCCCAGCCTGTGATCGCTCAAAGAGTAATCCAAGAAAGCAAGTCGCTATTGGAGAATCCAAATTTGGCAGCAAAAGTCCTGAAATCAAACCATGCT AACGATAGGAGCTCTGCATCAAAACCCGCAGTATCAAAATCTGGTATTAGCAGCCATGCACCAAAGGTCACTAACGGG TTGAAAACAAAGGTCCAGATGTTAAAAAATACAAGAGATTACTCATTTCTATTATCTGATGATGCTGAACTTCCTGCTCCATCAAAAGGTTCTGTACCTCATAAAGACTCTGCCCTTTATTCTG ATGCACGATTATCTTTACCACCAAGCAGCAAGCAATCTTTAAGCAATACGCGGAGAAAGCTGCTCAATGATCATGAAGTACGGAAACCTATACCAGGAAGCAGCCAAATGCAATCGAAACTGTTGACTCAGAAATCAGTTTCTGTTAGTAAGCAATCTCAACTAGCATTAGATTTGAGGAAACAGCTTAGTAGCAGTAAAGGGAGTGGGCCTGATCGGCCTTTGGGGCCAAAAGTGGTGCCTCCCAAAGTTATAGGCGTTCCAAATGGCAAGAGGGTTTTGACACCAGGCGTCAAGAGCACTGTGCCTGCTTTGCATAAGCCAACCCCTTCAAAGTTGCAACCTTCTATTCCAAGGCAGTCCTTAGTACAGAAAAAGGAACTGCTACAATCTGGAAAGTCAAAGGGGATATCAAATCAAGCTGGGCCTTCATCCAAATCTAAGCGGATGATGCAGAAACAGGCAGTGCCGTCATCCAAATCTCAG ATAAAGCAAATGCCTCCTAAAACTGCAACCCGTTCTTTGGAAGATAGGCGCCCAGCAAGAAAACCAATGAGACATGATGAAGAAGGTGATGGAGCAGAAGCTATTAGTATGATTAGGAGGATGTTTGG GTATAATCCCAACAGGTATCAAGATGATGATGATACTAGTGATATGGAGGCTAATTTTGATGACATACTGAGGGAGGAAAAGCGAAG TGCAAAAATAGCAAGGAAAGAGGACGAGGAAGAACTTCggaagatagaagaagaagagaggaggGAGCAGTTGAGAAAACAGGCAAAGAAGCGCAAGTTGAGTCATCATTGA
- the LOC107829979 gene encoding uncharacterized protein LOC107829979 isoform X2, with amino-acid sequence MHGYERDEFEEYEDLDEYEEEGEEQEEDEEGEEEYEEEEPQQPPQELLEYLELRQRLKEDIRKQRKKELGSVNGRSTEIKKALPRDNYGSFFGPSQPVIAQRVIQESKSLLENPNLAAKVLKSNHALKTKVQMLKNTRDYSFLLSDDAELPAPSKGSVPHKDSALYSDARLSLPPSSKQSLSNTRRKLLNDHEVRKPIPGSSQMQSKLLTQKSVSVSKQSQLALDLRKQLSSSKGSGPDRPLGPKVVPPKVIGVPNGKRVLTPGVKSTVPALHKPTPSKLQPSIPRQSLVQKKELLQSGKSKGISNQAGPSSKSKRMMQKQAVPSSKSQIKQMPPKTATRSLEDRRPARKPMRHDEEGDGAEAISMIRRMFGYNPNRYQDDDDTSDMEANFDDILREEKRSAKIARKEDEEELRKIEEEERREQLRKQAKKRKLSHH; translated from the exons ATGCACGGATATGAAAGAGAC GAGTTTGAGGAGTATGAAGATTTGGATGAATATGAGGAGGAAGGTGAAGAGCAAGAAGAGGACGAGGAGGGCGAAGAGGAATATGAGGAGGAAGAGCCTCAGCAGCCTCCACAAGAGTTGTTGGAGTACCTGGAGCTGAGACAACGACTGAAAGAAGATATCAGGAAACAGAGGAAGAAGGAATTAGGTTCTGTCAATGGCCGTTCAACTGAAATTAAGAAGGCTTTGCCGAGGGACAA TTATGGTTCCTTCTTTGGACCTTCCCAGCCTGTGATCGCTCAAAGAGTAATCCAAGAAAGCAAGTCGCTATTGGAGAATCCAAATTTGGCAGCAAAAGTCCTGAAATCAAACCATGCT TTGAAAACAAAGGTCCAGATGTTAAAAAATACAAGAGATTACTCATTTCTATTATCTGATGATGCTGAACTTCCTGCTCCATCAAAAGGTTCTGTACCTCATAAAGACTCTGCCCTTTATTCTG ATGCACGATTATCTTTACCACCAAGCAGCAAGCAATCTTTAAGCAATACGCGGAGAAAGCTGCTCAATGATCATGAAGTACGGAAACCTATACCAGGAAGCAGCCAAATGCAATCGAAACTGTTGACTCAGAAATCAGTTTCTGTTAGTAAGCAATCTCAACTAGCATTAGATTTGAGGAAACAGCTTAGTAGCAGTAAAGGGAGTGGGCCTGATCGGCCTTTGGGGCCAAAAGTGGTGCCTCCCAAAGTTATAGGCGTTCCAAATGGCAAGAGGGTTTTGACACCAGGCGTCAAGAGCACTGTGCCTGCTTTGCATAAGCCAACCCCTTCAAAGTTGCAACCTTCTATTCCAAGGCAGTCCTTAGTACAGAAAAAGGAACTGCTACAATCTGGAAAGTCAAAGGGGATATCAAATCAAGCTGGGCCTTCATCCAAATCTAAGCGGATGATGCAGAAACAGGCAGTGCCGTCATCCAAATCTCAG ATAAAGCAAATGCCTCCTAAAACTGCAACCCGTTCTTTGGAAGATAGGCGCCCAGCAAGAAAACCAATGAGACATGATGAAGAAGGTGATGGAGCAGAAGCTATTAGTATGATTAGGAGGATGTTTGG GTATAATCCCAACAGGTATCAAGATGATGATGATACTAGTGATATGGAGGCTAATTTTGATGACATACTGAGGGAGGAAAAGCGAAG TGCAAAAATAGCAAGGAAAGAGGACGAGGAAGAACTTCggaagatagaagaagaagagaggaggGAGCAGTTGAGAAAACAGGCAAAGAAGCGCAAGTTGAGTCATCATTGA